The following proteins come from a genomic window of Nocardiopsis sp. YSL2:
- a CDS encoding ferritin, translating to MTSGKSSDSGLSKFHRLLVDQVRHEFTASHQYVAIATWFDNQDLPQLARVFYEQALEERDHAMMIVRFLLDSDIDFAMPGVDEIETHFTSPRDLVALALRQEREVTDQFLRMAKVARDEDDYTGEQFLQWFIQEQTEEVATMSTLLNVVDRSNGNLFDVETFVARDMPSEDSGSQGAPGTAGPAVS from the coding sequence ATGACTTCAGGTAAGAGTTCCGATAGCGGCCTTTCCAAGTTCCACCGTCTCCTGGTTGACCAGGTGCGGCACGAGTTCACCGCTTCACACCAGTACGTCGCGATCGCGACCTGGTTCGACAACCAGGACCTGCCCCAGCTGGCCCGGGTCTTCTACGAGCAGGCGCTCGAGGAGCGGGACCACGCGATGATGATCGTGCGTTTCCTCCTGGACAGCGACATCGACTTCGCCATGCCTGGTGTGGACGAGATCGAGACGCATTTCACCTCTCCGCGTGACCTCGTCGCCCTGGCCCTGCGCCAGGAGCGCGAGGTGACCGACCAGTTCCTCCGCATGGCCAAGGTGGCGCGCGACGAGGACGACTACACCGGCGAGCAGTTCCTCCAGTGGTTCATCCAGGAGCAGACCGAGGAGGTCGCCACGATGTCCACGCTGCTCAACGTGGTGGACCGCTCCAACGGCAACCTGTTCGACGTGGAGACCTTCGTCGCCCGCGACATGCCCAGCGAGGACTCCGGCAGCCAGGGCGCTCCTGGCACGGCCGGCCCCGCGGTCTCCTGA
- the hisD gene encoding histidinol dehydrogenase → MISRIDLRGTQGDPREALPRAELDVAAAADRVRPLCEDVRHRGTEALIDLTERFDGVRLTDIRVPKDAIEAALADLDPVVRAALEESIRRARMVHRDQRRTDHTTQVVPGGSVTEKWIPVDRVGLYVPGGRAVYPSSVIMNVVPAQEAGVRSLAVTSPPQSAFGGLPHPTILAACALLGVDEVYAVGGAQAVAMFAYGAGECGRADMVTGPGNIWVAAAKRLLKGVIGIDAEAGPTEIAILADATADPDFVAADLISQAEHDVVAASVLVTPDEALAEAVAARLAVRVAATKHGDRVREALAGPQSGIVLVDDLDHGLAVVDAYAAEHLEIMTEDAAGVADRVRNAGAIFVGDHSPVSLGDYAAGSNHVLPTGGCACHSGGLSVQTFLRGVHIVDYTRDALADVAHHVIALAEAEDLPAHGEAVAARTAPGRD, encoded by the coding sequence GTGATCAGTCGAATCGACCTCCGAGGCACCCAAGGCGACCCCCGAGAAGCCCTTCCGCGGGCGGAACTCGACGTGGCGGCCGCCGCCGACCGCGTGCGACCCCTGTGCGAGGACGTGCGCCATCGCGGCACCGAGGCACTGATCGACCTCACCGAACGCTTCGACGGCGTCCGGCTCACCGACATCCGCGTCCCCAAGGACGCGATCGAGGCCGCCCTGGCCGACCTCGACCCGGTCGTGCGCGCCGCGCTGGAGGAGTCCATCCGCCGCGCCCGCATGGTCCACCGGGACCAGCGCCGCACCGACCACACCACCCAGGTCGTCCCCGGCGGCTCCGTGACCGAGAAGTGGATCCCGGTCGACCGCGTCGGCCTCTACGTGCCGGGCGGACGCGCGGTCTACCCCTCCAGCGTCATCATGAACGTCGTTCCCGCCCAGGAGGCGGGCGTGCGCTCCCTGGCCGTCACCTCCCCGCCCCAGAGCGCCTTCGGCGGCCTGCCGCACCCGACCATCCTCGCGGCCTGCGCCCTGCTGGGCGTCGACGAGGTCTACGCCGTCGGCGGCGCCCAGGCCGTGGCGATGTTCGCCTACGGCGCGGGCGAGTGCGGTCGCGCCGACATGGTCACCGGTCCGGGCAACATCTGGGTGGCCGCCGCCAAACGGCTGCTCAAGGGCGTCATCGGCATCGACGCCGAGGCCGGTCCCACCGAGATCGCGATCCTGGCCGACGCCACCGCCGACCCCGACTTCGTCGCCGCCGACCTCATCAGCCAGGCCGAGCACGACGTCGTCGCCGCCTCCGTCCTGGTGACCCCGGACGAGGCCCTGGCCGAGGCGGTCGCCGCACGCCTGGCCGTCCGCGTCGCCGCCACCAAGCACGGCGACCGCGTCCGCGAGGCCCTCGCGGGCCCCCAGTCCGGCATCGTCCTGGTCGACGACCTCGACCACGGGCTCGCCGTCGTGGACGCCTACGCGGCCGAACACCTGGAGATCATGACCGAGGACGCCGCCGGGGTCGCCGACCGCGTGCGCAACGCGGGCGCGATCTTCGTGGGCGACCACTCGCCGGTCTCCCTGGGGGACTACGCCGCCGGGTCCAACCACGTCCTGCCCACCGGCGGCTGCGCCTGCCACTCCGGTGGCCTGAGCGTGCAGACCTTCCTGCGGGGGGTGCACATCGTCGACTACACCCGCGACGCGCTGGCCGACGTCGCCCACCACGTGATCGCCCTGGCCGAGGCCGAGGACCTGCCCGCGCACGGCGAGGCCGTGGCCGCGCGGACGGCCCCGGGCCGGGACTGA
- a CDS encoding histidinol-phosphate transaminase: MSFSLNDLPLRDDLKGQSPYGAPQMDVPVVLNTNENPHPPSARLAKALAEAVAEAALDLNRYPDRDAVRLREGLAAYLGHGLTAANVWAANGSNEILQQILQAFGGPGRTAMGFEPSYSMHPIIARGTGTAWVSVPRDAEFRVDVEAALAAIEEHRPSVVFLTSPNNPTGTAVDIADIRRLAEAAPGVLVVDEAYAEFRREDTPSAVTLLDDHPRLIVSRTMSKAFALAGARVGYLAAHPAVVDALQLVRLPYHLSAVTQVVALTALDHADELLGAVADLRAERDALVDWLRGHGFAVADSDANFIQFGEFEDRTSVWRAMLDHQVLIREVGPPGWLRVTVGTPQEMAAFRAALLAATGR; the protein is encoded by the coding sequence GTGAGCTTCAGCCTGAACGACCTGCCCCTGCGCGACGACCTCAAAGGCCAGTCGCCCTACGGTGCGCCGCAGATGGACGTGCCGGTGGTCCTCAACACCAACGAGAACCCGCACCCGCCCTCCGCGCGCCTGGCCAAGGCCCTGGCCGAGGCGGTCGCCGAGGCCGCCCTCGACCTGAACCGCTACCCCGACCGCGACGCCGTCCGCCTGCGCGAGGGCCTGGCCGCCTACCTCGGCCACGGGCTGACCGCCGCCAACGTCTGGGCCGCCAACGGCTCCAACGAGATCCTCCAGCAGATCCTCCAGGCCTTCGGCGGGCCCGGACGCACCGCGATGGGCTTCGAACCCTCCTACTCGATGCACCCGATCATCGCGCGAGGCACCGGCACCGCCTGGGTGTCCGTCCCGCGCGACGCCGAGTTCCGCGTCGACGTCGAGGCCGCCCTGGCCGCGATCGAGGAACACCGGCCCAGCGTCGTCTTCCTCACCTCGCCCAACAACCCCACCGGTACCGCCGTGGACATCGCCGACATCCGGCGCCTGGCCGAGGCGGCACCCGGGGTCCTGGTCGTGGACGAGGCCTACGCCGAGTTCCGCCGCGAGGACACGCCCAGCGCCGTGACCCTCCTGGACGACCACCCGCGGCTCATCGTCTCGCGCACCATGTCCAAGGCCTTCGCCCTGGCCGGCGCGCGGGTGGGCTACCTCGCCGCCCACCCGGCCGTGGTCGACGCCCTCCAACTGGTCCGCCTGCCCTACCACCTGTCCGCGGTCACCCAGGTGGTCGCGCTCACCGCGCTGGACCACGCCGACGAGCTCCTCGGCGCCGTGGCCGACCTGCGCGCCGAACGCGACGCCCTGGTCGACTGGCTGCGCGGGCACGGCTTCGCCGTCGCCGACTCCGACGCCAACTTCATCCAGTTCGGCGAGTTCGAGGACCGCACGAGCGTGTGGCGCGCGATGCTCGACCACCAGGTGCTGATCCGCGAGGTCGGCCCGCCCGGCTGGCTGCGCGTCACCGTCGGCACCCCCCAGGAGATGGCCGCCTTCCGCGCCGCACTGCTCGCGGCCACCGGCCGATGA
- the hisB gene encoding imidazoleglycerol-phosphate dehydratase HisB gives MSRIGRVERATKETKVKVEIDLDGTGVADVSTGVGFFDHMLDQLAKHGLFDITVRTEGDLHIDSHHTMEDTALALGAAFREALGDKRGIRRFADAKVPLDEALAEVTVDVSGRPYLVHSEPEGMAPIIGRDYDTTMTRHVLESFVAQARIALHVHVPYGRNAHHIVECQFKALARALRTATENDPRVSGIPSTKGAL, from the coding sequence ATGAGCCGTATCGGACGCGTCGAACGCGCCACCAAGGAGACCAAGGTCAAGGTCGAGATCGACCTCGACGGCACCGGCGTCGCCGACGTCTCCACCGGCGTCGGCTTCTTCGACCACATGCTCGACCAGCTCGCCAAGCACGGCCTGTTCGACATCACCGTGCGCACCGAGGGCGACCTGCACATCGACTCCCACCACACGATGGAGGACACCGCCCTGGCCCTGGGCGCCGCCTTCCGCGAGGCCCTCGGCGACAAGCGCGGCATCCGCCGCTTCGCCGACGCCAAGGTGCCCCTGGACGAGGCCCTGGCCGAAGTCACCGTCGACGTCTCGGGCCGCCCCTACCTCGTGCACAGCGAGCCGGAGGGCATGGCGCCGATCATCGGACGCGACTACGACACCACCATGACCCGGCACGTCCTGGAGTCGTTCGTCGCCCAGGCGCGCATCGCCCTGCACGTCCACGTGCCCTACGGCCGCAACGCCCACCACATCGTCGAGTGCCAGTTCAAGGCCCTGGCCCGCGCCCTGCGCACGGCCACGGAGAACGACCCGCGCGTGAGCGGGATCCCCTCCACCAAGGGCGCTCTGTAG
- the hisH gene encoding imidazole glycerol phosphate synthase subunit HisH: MPAHVVVFDYGSGNLRSAQRAMERTGAEVTVTSDPRVALDSDGLVVPGVGAFSACMSSLRAAGGDRVIGKRVAGGRPVLAICVGLQVLFDRGVEQAGVHAEEQATEGCGEWPGTVERLRAPILPHMGWNTVRAPEDSVLFDGIDPDDRFYFVHSYAVRTWELTSHNPRVKAPMVTWSEHGEPFVAAVENGPLSATQFHPEKSGDAGARLLANWAATL; this comes from the coding sequence ATGCCCGCACACGTGGTCGTCTTCGACTACGGCTCCGGCAACCTGCGCTCGGCCCAGCGCGCGATGGAGCGCACCGGCGCCGAGGTGACCGTGACCTCCGACCCGCGCGTGGCGCTCGACTCCGACGGGCTCGTCGTCCCCGGTGTGGGCGCCTTCAGCGCCTGCATGTCCAGCCTGCGCGCCGCCGGCGGCGACCGCGTCATCGGCAAGCGCGTGGCCGGGGGGCGCCCCGTCCTGGCCATCTGCGTGGGCCTGCAGGTCCTGTTCGACCGCGGTGTCGAACAGGCCGGCGTGCACGCCGAGGAGCAGGCGACCGAGGGCTGCGGCGAGTGGCCCGGCACCGTCGAGCGCCTGCGCGCGCCCATCCTGCCCCACATGGGATGGAACACCGTCCGCGCGCCCGAGGACTCGGTGCTCTTCGACGGCATCGACCCCGACGACCGGTTCTACTTCGTGCACTCCTACGCCGTGCGCACCTGGGAGCTCACCTCCCACAACCCGCGCGTGAAGGCGCCCATGGTCACCTGGTCCGAGCACGGCGAACCGTTCGTGGCCGCCGTCGAGAACGGGCCGTTGAGCGCCACCCAGTTCCACCCGGAGAAGTCCGGCGACGCCGGCGCCCGCCTGCTGGCCAACTGGGCCGCCACTCTGTAG
- the priA gene encoding bifunctional 1-(5-phosphoribosyl)-5-((5-phosphoribosylamino)methylideneamino)imidazole-4-carboxamide isomerase/phosphoribosylanthranilate isomerase PriA, translating into MTGETTPTTPALELLPAVDVAGGQAVQLVQGKAGSGGQYGDPFEAATAWQNAGAEWIHLVDLDAAFGRGHNRDLLRDIVGRLDVKVEMSGGIRDDESLAAALSTGCRRVNIGTAALENPEWCAKIIAEHGDRIAIGLDVRGTTLAARGWTRDGGDLFATLERLESEGCARYVVTDVNKDGTLKGPNLDLLRTVCERTDRPVVASGGVSSLDDLRAIATLVPEGVEGAIMGTALYEGAFTLEDALATVKDVNR; encoded by the coding sequence ATGACCGGCGAGACCACCCCGACCACCCCCGCCCTCGAACTGCTGCCCGCCGTGGACGTGGCGGGCGGCCAGGCCGTCCAGCTCGTCCAGGGCAAGGCCGGTTCCGGGGGCCAGTACGGCGACCCCTTCGAAGCGGCCACGGCCTGGCAGAACGCCGGTGCCGAGTGGATCCACCTCGTGGACCTGGACGCGGCCTTCGGTCGCGGCCACAACCGCGACCTGCTGCGCGACATCGTCGGCCGCCTGGACGTCAAGGTCGAGATGTCCGGTGGCATCCGCGACGACGAGTCCCTGGCCGCCGCCCTGTCCACGGGCTGCCGACGCGTGAACATCGGCACCGCCGCGCTGGAGAACCCCGAGTGGTGCGCCAAGATCATCGCCGAGCACGGGGACAGGATCGCGATCGGCCTCGACGTGCGCGGCACCACCCTGGCCGCCCGCGGCTGGACACGCGACGGCGGCGACCTGTTCGCCACCCTGGAGCGCCTGGAGTCCGAGGGCTGCGCGCGCTACGTCGTCACCGACGTCAACAAGGACGGCACCCTCAAGGGCCCCAACCTGGACCTGCTGCGCACTGTGTGCGAGCGCACCGACCGGCCGGTCGTGGCCAGCGGCGGCGTGTCCAGCCTCGACGACCTCCGGGCGATCGCCACACTCGTGCCCGAGGGCGTGGAGGGCGCGATCATGGGAACCGCGCTCTACGAGGGGGCGTTCACCCTGGAGGACGCCCTGGCGACCGTGAAGGACGTGAACCGGTGA
- the hisF gene encoding imidazole glycerol phosphate synthase subunit HisF has protein sequence MTLAIRVIPCLDVDAGRVVKGVNFENLRDAGDPVELAGTYDLGGADELTFLDVTASSGNRETTYDVVRRTADQVFIPLTVGGGVRSTDDVDQLLRAGADKVGVNTAAIARPELISEIAERFGRQVLVLSADVRRVREGDEPTPSGFEVTTHGGRRGTGIDALEWCERAADLGAGEILLNSMDADGTKEGFDLELIRAVRARVDVPLIASGGAGAVEHFVPAVEAGADAVLAATVFHFGEFTIDDVKRSLREAGHPVR, from the coding sequence GTGACCCTGGCCATCCGAGTCATCCCCTGCCTGGACGTGGACGCGGGACGCGTGGTCAAGGGCGTCAACTTCGAGAACCTGCGCGACGCGGGGGACCCCGTGGAACTCGCCGGGACCTACGACCTCGGCGGAGCCGACGAGCTCACGTTCCTGGACGTCACCGCCTCCAGCGGCAACCGGGAGACCACCTACGACGTGGTGCGCCGCACCGCCGACCAGGTGTTCATTCCCCTGACCGTGGGCGGCGGCGTGCGCAGCACCGACGACGTCGACCAGCTGCTGCGCGCGGGCGCCGACAAGGTCGGGGTGAACACCGCCGCGATCGCCCGCCCCGAGCTCATCTCGGAGATCGCCGAGCGCTTCGGCCGCCAGGTCCTGGTGCTCTCCGCCGACGTGCGCCGCGTCCGCGAGGGCGACGAGCCCACTCCCAGCGGGTTCGAGGTCACCACCCACGGGGGGCGCCGGGGCACCGGCATCGACGCCCTGGAGTGGTGCGAGCGCGCCGCCGACCTGGGCGCGGGGGAGATCCTGCTCAACTCGATGGACGCCGACGGCACGAAGGAGGGCTTCGACCTGGAGCTCATCCGGGCCGTGCGCGCCCGCGTCGACGTACCGCTGATCGCCTCCGGCGGCGCCGGGGCCGTGGAGCACTTCGTTCCCGCGGTCGAGGCGGGGGCCGACGCGGTGCTGGCCGCGACCGTCTTCCACTTCGGGGAGTTCACCATCGACGACGTCAAGCGGAGCCTGCGGGAGGCCGGCCACCCGGTGCGCTGA
- a CDS encoding peptidoglycan-binding protein, whose protein sequence is MSTTSRTGLTGRLAVLFSAGLMVLAVALAGSSSASAHAGPAAPAPAPAPGAEAWPDYGTGDSDVDIAAAKLLLINLGYDPHMDYSHPIPFDGHMEASVNAYQANAGLTQTGRLDEQTWQRLSDDTFGLYRRGSSGHVVEAIQRLLNAKYALHLFTDGLYGPQTERAVRGAQDHLGVGVDGITGPVTFRALIAYQDYDR, encoded by the coding sequence ATGTCCACCACATCGCGCACCGGACTCACCGGCCGCCTCGCGGTCCTGTTCTCGGCCGGGCTCATGGTCCTGGCCGTCGCCCTGGCCGGCTCGTCGTCGGCCTCTGCCCACGCCGGGCCCGCCGCGCCCGCCCCCGCGCCCGCCCCCGGAGCCGAGGCCTGGCCCGACTACGGGACCGGCGACTCCGACGTCGACATCGCCGCCGCCAAGCTCCTGCTCATCAACCTCGGCTACGACCCGCACATGGACTACAGCCACCCCATCCCGTTCGACGGGCACATGGAGGCGTCGGTCAACGCCTACCAGGCCAACGCGGGCCTCACCCAGACCGGACGGCTGGACGAGCAGACCTGGCAGCGGCTGAGCGACGACACCTTCGGCCTCTACCGGCGCGGCTCCAGCGGCCACGTGGTCGAGGCGATCCAGCGCCTGCTCAACGCCAAGTACGCCCTCCACCTGTTCACCGACGGCCTCTACGGCCCCCAGACCGAGAGGGCGGTCCGCGGCGCCCAGGACCACCTGGGCGTCGGCGTCGACGGCATCACCGGGCCGGTCACCTTCCGCGCGCTCATCGCCTACCAGGACTACGACCGGTAG
- a CDS encoding ABC transporter ATP-binding protein, which translates to MAQGTTTRGRSEGEGSAPPDEGADAAASGQAPVSGPERHTRVFARGLRVMWVAARTEPLVFLTAVAGAMLHAFVTVGSASVLGHLTDATILPAFESGRTTAAALLTAAALLMGVGLGKAVGLALRRLFAGLHQFRMQARYRRAVARKYLELPLSWHHRHPTGQLLSNANADVEASWSPLAPLPMAVGSVFMLLTAGIAMIVADPVLALVGFVVFPVLAVANVAYQRRVSPMASRAQALRAEVSGVAHESFDGALVVKSLGREDTETERFTHAAHRLRDALIQVGRMRSLFDPFMEALPNFGVLAVLLLGMWRLSTGAIDPGDLVQIAYLFTLMALFIRAFGWILGDLPRSVVGWDRVQSVLRAEGTMEHGDRTLDDTTTGIALSARDVTFSYADAYTEDGAARDLMDDTVTGARTTVLNGVDLDIAPGRTVALVGPTGSGKSTLTTVLMRLVDPDSGSVALDGVDVRDLARDQIPTHAALVPQGTFVFEDSVRDNITLGRPLDDDQVWAALRLARADGFVRELDGGLDARLGEKGTTLSGGQRQRLALARAIVRRPRLLIMDDATSAVDPQIEAQILAGLRERDDSATVVVVAYRRATIELADEVVYLEGGRVLARGTHDELLHTSPGYTKLVTAYERASAEAAQDPVPEDPGPLDPRPVDTSLTDPTARAGANGGTTTEETRR; encoded by the coding sequence ATGGCGCAGGGGACGACGACGCGGGGCCGGAGCGAGGGGGAGGGCAGCGCGCCACCCGACGAAGGCGCGGACGCCGCCGCGTCCGGCCAGGCCCCCGTATCCGGGCCGGAGCGCCACACCCGCGTCTTCGCGCGCGGCCTGCGCGTCATGTGGGTCGCCGCGCGGACCGAACCCCTGGTCTTCCTCACCGCCGTGGCCGGCGCCATGCTGCACGCCTTCGTCACGGTCGGGTCCGCCTCCGTCCTGGGCCACCTCACCGACGCCACCATCCTGCCCGCCTTCGAAAGCGGGCGGACGACGGCCGCCGCACTGCTCACCGCGGCCGCCCTGCTCATGGGCGTGGGGCTGGGCAAGGCCGTCGGACTCGCCCTGCGGCGCCTCTTCGCCGGACTCCACCAGTTCCGCATGCAGGCCCGCTACCGCCGAGCCGTCGCCCGCAAGTACCTCGAACTCCCCCTGTCCTGGCACCACCGCCACCCCACCGGACAACTGCTGTCCAACGCCAACGCCGACGTCGAGGCCTCCTGGTCGCCCCTGGCGCCCCTGCCCATGGCGGTCGGCAGCGTGTTCATGCTCCTGACCGCCGGCATCGCCATGATCGTCGCCGACCCCGTCCTGGCCCTGGTCGGCTTCGTCGTCTTCCCCGTCCTGGCCGTGGCCAACGTCGCCTACCAGCGCCGCGTCTCACCCATGGCCTCCCGCGCCCAGGCCCTGCGCGCCGAGGTCAGCGGCGTGGCCCACGAGTCGTTCGACGGTGCCCTCGTCGTCAAGAGCCTGGGACGCGAGGACACCGAGACCGAGCGCTTCACCCACGCCGCCCACCGCCTGCGCGACGCCCTCATCCAGGTCGGTCGGATGCGCTCCCTGTTCGACCCCTTCATGGAGGCCCTGCCCAACTTCGGCGTCCTGGCCGTCCTCCTCCTGGGCATGTGGCGCCTGTCCACCGGCGCGATCGACCCCGGCGACCTCGTCCAGATCGCCTACCTCTTCACGCTCATGGCGCTGTTCATCCGCGCCTTCGGCTGGATCCTGGGCGACCTGCCCCGCAGCGTCGTCGGCTGGGACCGCGTCCAGTCCGTCCTGCGCGCCGAGGGCACCATGGAGCACGGGGACCGCACGCTCGACGACACCACCACCGGCATCGCGCTCAGCGCCCGCGACGTCACCTTCTCCTACGCCGACGCCTACACCGAGGACGGCGCCGCGCGCGACCTGATGGACGACACCGTCACCGGCGCGCGCACCACCGTCCTCAACGGCGTCGACCTCGACATCGCCCCCGGGCGCACCGTCGCCCTGGTCGGGCCCACCGGGTCGGGCAAGTCGACGCTGACCACGGTCCTGATGCGCCTCGTCGACCCCGACAGCGGCTCCGTCGCCCTCGACGGCGTCGACGTCCGCGACCTGGCCCGCGACCAGATCCCCACCCACGCCGCGCTCGTGCCCCAGGGCACCTTCGTCTTCGAGGACTCCGTCCGCGACAACATCACCCTGGGCCGACCCCTCGACGACGACCAGGTGTGGGCGGCCCTGCGCCTGGCCCGCGCCGACGGCTTCGTCCGCGAACTCGACGGCGGCCTCGACGCGCGGCTGGGGGAGAAGGGCACCACCCTCTCCGGCGGCCAGCGCCAGCGCCTGGCCCTGGCCCGCGCCATCGTGCGCCGCCCCCGCCTGCTGATCATGGACGACGCCACCTCCGCCGTGGACCCGCAGATCGAGGCCCAGATCCTGGCCGGACTGCGCGAACGCGACGACTCCGCCACCGTGGTCGTGGTCGCCTACCGCCGCGCCACCATCGAACTCGCCGACGAGGTCGTCTACCTCGAGGGCGGACGCGTCCTGGCCCGCGGCACCCACGACGAACTCCTGCACACCTCGCCCGGCTACACCAAGCTCGTCACCGCCTACGAGCGCGCCTCCGCCGAGGCCGCGCAGGACCCCGTCCCCGAGGACCCGGGGCCCCTCGACCCGCGCCCCGTCGACACCTCCCTCACCGACCCGACCGCACGCGCCGGAGCGAACGGCGGCACGACCACGGAGGAGACCCGCCGATGA
- a CDS encoding ABC transporter ATP-binding protein — translation MSAPAPTRSDERAPEDGDRRRSAQSLHRSTDTAMGTLRRGLQLSPEFAKGLWITLALAVVATAGKIIVPVAVQQIIDNGLTGSNGPDLAFVTRMVATCAGLLVVTMACSYLMNLRLYRATESGLATLRRKAFRHVHDLSVLTQNSERKGALVSRVTSDVDQISTFMQWGGLLLIVSSGQLLVATILMAVYSWQLTIVVWVCFLPLLFGVRWLQKLLSKAYLKVRERTGDMLGAVGETVMGAAVIRAHGTEERTAGRIDTTVLATRAAQVRAQRLSMAVSPFAEIVAAVGNTAVVLVGVWLGLGGGLTAGQLIAFLFLMTLFVQPMMMATEIFNEAQNAIAGWRRVLGVLDTAPDIADPGEAGHVLPRGPVEVRFDHVTYAYPEGPVVLDDVDVTITPGTRVAVVGETGSGKTTFVKLLTRLMDPAQGTVRLDGVDLREVAFTSLRGRVVMVPQEGFLFDSSLGDNIRFARPESTDTELEAAITELGLADWLGSLAHGLNTPVGQRGESLSAGERQLVALVRAYVADPDLLVLDEATSAVDPHTEVRIQRALDRLTRGRTSVAIAHRLSTAEAADRVLVFDDGRIVQSGSHTELVDRPGVYADLYASWVRSSA, via the coding sequence ATGAGCGCCCCAGCCCCGACCCGCTCCGACGAGCGCGCCCCCGAGGACGGCGACCGGCGCCGCTCCGCGCAGTCCCTGCACCGCTCCACCGACACCGCCATGGGCACCCTGCGCCGCGGCCTCCAGCTCTCACCGGAGTTCGCCAAGGGCCTGTGGATCACCCTGGCCCTGGCCGTGGTCGCCACCGCGGGCAAGATCATCGTGCCCGTGGCCGTCCAGCAGATCATCGACAACGGCCTGACCGGCTCGAACGGACCCGACCTGGCGTTCGTCACCCGCATGGTCGCCACCTGCGCCGGCCTGCTCGTGGTCACCATGGCCTGCTCCTACCTGATGAACCTGCGCCTGTACCGGGCGACCGAGTCCGGGCTGGCCACCCTGCGGCGCAAGGCCTTCCGGCACGTGCACGACCTGTCCGTCCTCACCCAGAACAGCGAGCGCAAGGGCGCCCTGGTCTCGCGCGTCACCAGCGACGTCGACCAGATCAGCACGTTCATGCAGTGGGGCGGCCTGCTCCTGATCGTCAGCTCCGGACAGCTGCTGGTGGCCACCATCCTCATGGCCGTCTACTCCTGGCAGCTGACCATCGTCGTCTGGGTCTGCTTCCTGCCCCTGCTCTTCGGTGTGCGCTGGCTGCAGAAGCTGCTCTCCAAGGCCTACCTCAAGGTCCGCGAGCGCACCGGCGACATGCTCGGCGCGGTCGGCGAGACCGTCATGGGCGCCGCCGTCATCCGCGCGCACGGCACCGAGGAGCGCACCGCCGGACGCATCGACACCACCGTGCTGGCCACCCGTGCCGCCCAGGTCAGGGCCCAGCGCCTGTCGATGGCGGTCTCGCCCTTCGCCGAGATCGTGGCCGCCGTCGGCAACACCGCCGTGGTCCTGGTGGGCGTGTGGCTCGGCCTGGGCGGCGGCCTCACCGCCGGGCAGCTCATCGCCTTCCTGTTCCTGATGACGCTGTTCGTCCAGCCCATGATGATGGCCACCGAGATCTTCAACGAGGCCCAGAACGCCATCGCCGGGTGGCGGCGCGTCCTCGGCGTCCTGGACACCGCCCCCGACATCGCCGACCCCGGCGAGGCCGGCCACGTGCTCCCGCGCGGGCCCGTCGAGGTGCGCTTCGACCACGTCACCTACGCCTACCCCGAAGGCCCCGTCGTCCTGGACGACGTGGACGTCACCATCACGCCCGGCACCCGCGTCGCGGTGGTGGGGGAGACCGGCTCCGGCAAGACCACCTTCGTCAAGCTCCTGACCCGGCTCATGGACCCGGCACAGGGCACCGTCCGCCTCGACGGCGTCGACCTGCGGGAGGTCGCCTTCACGTCCCTGCGCGGCCGCGTGGTCATGGTGCCGCAGGAGGGCTTCCTCTTCGACAGCTCACTCGGCGACAACATCCGCTTCGCCCGGCCCGAGAGCACCGACACCGAACTGGAGGCCGCCATCACCGAGCTGGGGCTGGCCGACTGGCTCGGCAGCCTCGCCCACGGCCTGAACACGCCCGTGGGCCAGCGGGGGGAGTCGCTCTCGGCGGGCGAGCGCCAGCTCGTCGCCCTCGTCCGCGCCTACGTCGCCGACCCCGACCTGCTGGTCCTGGACGAGGCCACCTCCGCGGTGGACCCGCACACCGAGGTGCGCATCCAGCGCGCCCTGGACCGGCTCACCCGGGGCCGCACCTCCGTGGCCATCGCCCACAGGCTCTCCACGGCCGAGGCGGCCGACCGGGTGCTCGTCTTCGACGACGGGCGCATCGTCCAGAGCGGCTCACACACCGAACTCGTCGACCGGCCGGGCGTCTACGCCGACCTCTACGCCTCCTGGGTGCGCTCCTCCGCCTGA